The following coding sequences lie in one Alicyclobacillus curvatus genomic window:
- a CDS encoding membrane dipeptidase yields MRCVKQKKYDGYKSFQYLEAGVDYKAFKLAQEIGRVPEFKYPVSPEEEARVQNIFNENVTISLHDHMFVTPDNLDEIFEYRRWGRDVTGYEGLSVSGLDAVFDNLMNGTAMITSRGGWKWDDIIFDLGMRLSDIAHQDMVIVGRRVSDILDAKDNGRIAFIPSLEASTMIENELDRLDILFGLGVRCMGIAYSEGNQLGYGLKERRDGGLTDFGRQAVRRMNKLGIAIDVSHSGDQTSLDTIEESDRPIFITHAGARSLWNSNRLKPDNIIQACAEKGGVIGIEAAPHTTITKKNIRHNIESYMEHFEYCVNLVGIDHVAFGPDVLFGDHVGLHHVFAAALSIAASHGKKEFDEVEYVEGLESPVEAFPNIVRWLVKHGYSDTEISKVVGGNILRVLDDAWY; encoded by the coding sequence ATGAGATGTGTGAAACAGAAAAAATATGACGGTTACAAGTCATTTCAGTATTTAGAAGCCGGTGTTGACTACAAAGCTTTCAAATTAGCCCAGGAGATTGGCAGAGTACCTGAATTCAAGTACCCCGTCAGCCCTGAAGAAGAAGCCCGTGTGCAGAACATTTTCAACGAGAATGTCACCATTTCCCTGCACGATCACATGTTTGTTACACCCGACAATCTCGACGAAATCTTTGAGTACCGCCGATGGGGCCGTGACGTTACCGGATATGAGGGCCTCAGCGTATCGGGACTCGATGCCGTGTTTGACAACCTGATGAACGGTACCGCCATGATCACCTCGCGCGGCGGGTGGAAGTGGGATGACATCATCTTTGATCTGGGGATGAGACTTTCTGACATCGCCCATCAGGATATGGTCATTGTCGGACGCCGGGTCTCCGACATCCTGGATGCGAAGGACAATGGACGCATCGCATTCATCCCTTCTCTTGAGGCTTCAACCATGATTGAAAACGAGTTAGACCGTCTGGACATTCTCTTCGGCCTTGGTGTCCGTTGCATGGGTATTGCCTACAGCGAAGGCAATCAGCTGGGTTATGGACTCAAAGAACGGCGCGACGGAGGATTGACCGATTTTGGCCGTCAAGCCGTTCGTCGTATGAACAAGCTTGGCATCGCGATTGACGTGTCGCATTCCGGCGATCAAACCTCGCTCGACACCATTGAAGAGAGTGATCGGCCAATTTTCATCACACATGCCGGCGCTCGCTCGCTGTGGAACTCGAATCGCTTAAAACCCGATAATATCATCCAGGCCTGCGCGGAAAAAGGTGGCGTCATTGGCATTGAAGCTGCCCCGCATACCACGATTACCAAGAAAAACATCCGCCACAATATAGAGTCGTACATGGAGCACTTTGAATACTGCGTCAATCTAGTCGGTATTGACCACGTCGCATTTGGGCCAGATGTCCTCTTCGGCGATCACGTTGGCCTTCACCACGTTTTTGCCGCCGCCTTGTCCATCGCGGCATCCCATGGCAAAAAGGAGTTCGACGAGGTCGAGTACGTGGAAGGCCTGGAGAGCCCTGTTGAAGCCTTCCCTAACATTGTCCGCTGGCTTGTCAAACACGGCTATTCCGATACGGAGATTAGCAAGGTTGTGGGCGGCAATATTCTGCGTGTTCTGGACGACGCCTGGTATTAA